One Euphorbia lathyris chromosome 1, ddEupLath1.1, whole genome shotgun sequence DNA segment encodes these proteins:
- the LOC136231120 gene encoding dynamin-related protein 4C-like isoform X1, with amino-acid sequence MGKRKHAELDNDVPIFTSYNDCIRPLLDAVDKLRLLKVTKEGIQLPTIVVVGDQSSGKSSVLESLAGISLPRGQGICTRVPLIMRLQHHPAPEPELYLEFKGKTITSDEAGVAEAINLATDEIAGNGKGISNNPLTLVVKKQGVPDLTMVDLPGITRVPVHGQPENIYEQVTEIIMEYIKPEESIILNVLSATVDFATCESIRMSQKVDRTGARTLAVVTKADRAPEGLLEKVTADDVNIGLGYVCVRNRIGDESYEGARKEEALLFDTHPLLSRIDKSMVGILVLAQKLSIIQAIIITRCLPRIVRKIDEKLNAYILDLNKMPQTAISPYELMSSFMGIIGSAKESMRKILIRGEYEEYPDDKNMHCVSRLVEMLNQFFDELVSSSQNDPLKDFLLEEIQVLEESKGIRLPNFLPHSAFQVILRKKVEAISIIPVTFVEKVWHYIEVAMICVVKQHSQNYQQLQSLTTRAGHIIVEKMREQFSSWVMELVEKEKLADYTCSPEFVDAYRMLISQQQIFMDGVLKGDRTSINIEGLGAINVNHLRNHHHDLNQAFDLKMRMIAYWGIVLRRMVDSMALHLRYSLENVVNKEFEKEIFKELMVTHKGRVEKILAESPCVARKRENLKESIKLLRDSKDVLSECMDKITVSSVLVLIFVV; translated from the coding sequence ATGGGTAAGAGGAAGCATGCAGAACTTGACAACGACGTACCGATATTCACTTCCTACAATGATTGTATCCGACCGCTGCTTGATGCAGTTGACAAGCTTAGACTCCTTAAGGTTACCAAAGAGGGCATACAGCTTCCCaccattgttgttgttggtgATCAATCTTCAGGCAAATCTAGTGTTCTTGAATCACTTGCAGGCATCAGCCTTCCGCGAGGTCAGGGAATTTGCACCCGTGTTCCCCTTATAATGAGGCTGCAACACCATCCAGCCCCTGAGCCTGAGCTTTATCTGGAGTTCAAGGGAAAAACAATTACGAGTGATGAAGCTGGAGTGGCTGAAGCCATTAATCTTGCTACTGATGAGATTGCAGGCAATGGAAAGGGCATCTCAAACAATCCATTGACTTTGGTTGTGAAGAAACAAGGAGTACCTGATCTTACAATGGTTGATCTTCCTGGAATCACTAGAGTTCCCGTTCATGGACAACCTGAAAACATCTATGAGCAGGTTACAGAAATTATAATGGAGTACATAAAGCCAGAGGAGAGTATTATTTTGAATGTTTTATCAGCTACTGTTGATTTCGCGACTTGCGAATCAATCAGAATGTCGCAGAAAGTTGACAGGACTGGTGCAAGGACTCTTGCTGTGGTAACAAAAGCTGACAGGGCACCAGAAGGACTTCTTGAGAAGGTTACTGCTGATGATGTGAATATAGGCCTTGGCTATGTCTGTGTAAGGAATCGAATTGGTGATGAATCTTACGAAGGAGCACGAAAGGAAGAAGCTTTGTTGTTTGATACTCATCCTCTTTTATCCAGGATTGATAAATCAATGGTGGGTATTCTAGTTCTGGCTCAAAAGCTTTCAATTATCCAAGCTATTATCATAACCAGATGCTTGCCAAGGATTGTTAGAAAGATTGATGAGAAGCTTAATGCATATATCTTAGACCTGAATAAGATGCCTCAGACTGCAATCTCCCCTTATGAGCTTATGTCTAGTTTCATGGGCATTATTGGGTCAGCAAAAGAGTCTATGAGGAAAATCCTTATAAGGGGAGAATATGAAGAGTACCCAGATGATAAGAACATGCACTGTGTTTCTAGATTGGTTGAAATGCTCAATCAATTCTTTGATGAGCTTGTAAGTAGCTCTCAGAATGATCCTCTGAAGGATTTTTTACTCGAAGAGATTCAGGTTTTGGAAGAATCTAAGGGTATTCGATTGCCAAATTTCCTTCCTCACTCAGCTTTTCAAGTAATCTTGCGGAAGAAAGTTGAAGCGATTTCGATAATTCCTGTAACCTTTGTGGAAAAAGTATGGCATTACATTGAAGTTGCCATGATATGTGTTGTGAAGCAGCACTCACAGAACTATCAGCAACTTCAGAGCTTGACCACAAGAGCAGGGCATATCATAGTAGAAAAGATGAGAGAACAGTTTAGCAGTTGGGTTATGGAACTTGTCGAAAAAGAGAAGTTGGCAGATTACACTTGTAGTCCTGAATTTGTGGATGCCTACCGTATGCTCATTTCACAGCAACAGATTTTCATGGATGGAGTTCTAAAGGGGGACCGGACAAGCATTAACATTGAGGGTTTGGGGGCGATTAACGTTAATCACCTTCGAAATCATCATCATGATTTGAATCAAGCTTTTGATCTGAAAATGCGAATGATTGCATACTGGGGAATTGTATTGAGAAGGATGGTTGATTCTATGGCTCTTCATCTTAGGTACAGTCTGGAAAATGTTGTGAACAAGGAATTTGAGAAAGAGATATTTAAGGAACTGATGGTTACTCATAAAGGACGAGTTGAAAAAATATTAGCTGAATCCCCCTGTGTTGCTAGAAAGCGAGAAAATCTGAAAGAAAGCATTAAGTTGCTAAGGGATTCAAAGGATGTTTTGTCAGAATGTATGGACAAGATAACAGTGAGCAGCGTTCTTGTTTTGATTTTCGTGGTCTag
- the LOC136231120 gene encoding dynamin-related protein 4C-like isoform X2 — translation MRLQHHPAPEPELYLEFKGKTITSDEAGVAEAINLATDEIAGNGKGISNNPLTLVVKKQGVPDLTMVDLPGITRVPVHGQPENIYEQVTEIIMEYIKPEESIILNVLSATVDFATCESIRMSQKVDRTGARTLAVVTKADRAPEGLLEKVTADDVNIGLGYVCVRNRIGDESYEGARKEEALLFDTHPLLSRIDKSMVGILVLAQKLSIIQAIIITRCLPRIVRKIDEKLNAYILDLNKMPQTAISPYELMSSFMGIIGSAKESMRKILIRGEYEEYPDDKNMHCVSRLVEMLNQFFDELVSSSQNDPLKDFLLEEIQVLEESKGIRLPNFLPHSAFQVILRKKVEAISIIPVTFVEKVWHYIEVAMICVVKQHSQNYQQLQSLTTRAGHIIVEKMREQFSSWVMELVEKEKLADYTCSPEFVDAYRMLISQQQIFMDGVLKGDRTSINIEGLGAINVNHLRNHHHDLNQAFDLKMRMIAYWGIVLRRMVDSMALHLRYSLENVVNKEFEKEIFKELMVTHKGRVEKILAESPCVARKRENLKESIKLLRDSKDVLSECMDKITVSSVLVLIFVV, via the coding sequence ATGAGGCTGCAACACCATCCAGCCCCTGAGCCTGAGCTTTATCTGGAGTTCAAGGGAAAAACAATTACGAGTGATGAAGCTGGAGTGGCTGAAGCCATTAATCTTGCTACTGATGAGATTGCAGGCAATGGAAAGGGCATCTCAAACAATCCATTGACTTTGGTTGTGAAGAAACAAGGAGTACCTGATCTTACAATGGTTGATCTTCCTGGAATCACTAGAGTTCCCGTTCATGGACAACCTGAAAACATCTATGAGCAGGTTACAGAAATTATAATGGAGTACATAAAGCCAGAGGAGAGTATTATTTTGAATGTTTTATCAGCTACTGTTGATTTCGCGACTTGCGAATCAATCAGAATGTCGCAGAAAGTTGACAGGACTGGTGCAAGGACTCTTGCTGTGGTAACAAAAGCTGACAGGGCACCAGAAGGACTTCTTGAGAAGGTTACTGCTGATGATGTGAATATAGGCCTTGGCTATGTCTGTGTAAGGAATCGAATTGGTGATGAATCTTACGAAGGAGCACGAAAGGAAGAAGCTTTGTTGTTTGATACTCATCCTCTTTTATCCAGGATTGATAAATCAATGGTGGGTATTCTAGTTCTGGCTCAAAAGCTTTCAATTATCCAAGCTATTATCATAACCAGATGCTTGCCAAGGATTGTTAGAAAGATTGATGAGAAGCTTAATGCATATATCTTAGACCTGAATAAGATGCCTCAGACTGCAATCTCCCCTTATGAGCTTATGTCTAGTTTCATGGGCATTATTGGGTCAGCAAAAGAGTCTATGAGGAAAATCCTTATAAGGGGAGAATATGAAGAGTACCCAGATGATAAGAACATGCACTGTGTTTCTAGATTGGTTGAAATGCTCAATCAATTCTTTGATGAGCTTGTAAGTAGCTCTCAGAATGATCCTCTGAAGGATTTTTTACTCGAAGAGATTCAGGTTTTGGAAGAATCTAAGGGTATTCGATTGCCAAATTTCCTTCCTCACTCAGCTTTTCAAGTAATCTTGCGGAAGAAAGTTGAAGCGATTTCGATAATTCCTGTAACCTTTGTGGAAAAAGTATGGCATTACATTGAAGTTGCCATGATATGTGTTGTGAAGCAGCACTCACAGAACTATCAGCAACTTCAGAGCTTGACCACAAGAGCAGGGCATATCATAGTAGAAAAGATGAGAGAACAGTTTAGCAGTTGGGTTATGGAACTTGTCGAAAAAGAGAAGTTGGCAGATTACACTTGTAGTCCTGAATTTGTGGATGCCTACCGTATGCTCATTTCACAGCAACAGATTTTCATGGATGGAGTTCTAAAGGGGGACCGGACAAGCATTAACATTGAGGGTTTGGGGGCGATTAACGTTAATCACCTTCGAAATCATCATCATGATTTGAATCAAGCTTTTGATCTGAAAATGCGAATGATTGCATACTGGGGAATTGTATTGAGAAGGATGGTTGATTCTATGGCTCTTCATCTTAGGTACAGTCTGGAAAATGTTGTGAACAAGGAATTTGAGAAAGAGATATTTAAGGAACTGATGGTTACTCATAAAGGACGAGTTGAAAAAATATTAGCTGAATCCCCCTGTGTTGCTAGAAAGCGAGAAAATCTGAAAGAAAGCATTAAGTTGCTAAGGGATTCAAAGGATGTTTTGTCAGAATGTATGGACAAGATAACAGTGAGCAGCGTTCTTGTTTTGATTTTCGTGGTCTag
- the LOC136235846 gene encoding uncharacterized protein — protein sequence MNGNSSYGTTWADQWDDGPDPVYDYQNKKTSSSSSATAKYKEKVGQGFVKTKSVASTGAKKVKDGTVSGFHWIKDKYRKTTQKH from the coding sequence ATGAACGGAAACAGCTCGTATGGAACAACATGGGCGGATCAGTGGGACGACGGTCCTGATCCCGTTTACGATTACCAGAACAAAAAGACAAGTTCAAGTTCAAGCGCAACTGCTAAATACAAGGAGAAGGTAGGACAAGGATTTGTTAAGACTAAATCGGTAGCTTCAACTGGTGCCAAGAAGGTTAAGGATGGAACTGTCTCTGGTTTTCATTGGATCAAGGACAAGTATCGCAAGACTACCCAGAAACATTGA